In Rhizobium sp. N324, a single genomic region encodes these proteins:
- a CDS encoding adenylate/guanylate cyclase domain-containing protein has protein sequence MTFRMHRIRKAIKGTNREKMSFIGVPGSAAQSPIESFLSRFCPDPEVLAKILTSDRLIRTRDGHCLCHKGDIAHELWIVASGEYRIEEDTHLIGRRLPGELIGEQALYRLNDAGGNRTRGATIKASGPSTAFKIDYSVIASLPDSEQAVWHETCARVRAAKLDEASVLRAQLRKHEEALENVIERFVCDEGAQAANAAFDDGEMTNRIPVESSTALIWFSDLKGFSSFAFSQPADAVAQALRSMMDIQTRVIMNHGGQIDKFMGDGLMAFWKAPDTDRQVKACRGAVAAAKDCLVDLDAYFAENGIPCDIRIGLHIGPVLFGDFGGGDRIAFTTIGTTVNNASRYEQAYECSSGNPLGRLRISEDVFARIIGTEGEGMFEAETRVLRDKNGVRHKSRIAHF, from the coding sequence ATGACCTTCCGGATGCATCGCATCCGGAAGGCGATTAAGGGAACAAATAGGGAAAAAATGTCCTTTATCGGGGTGCCAGGATCGGCCGCCCAGTCGCCAATTGAAAGCTTCCTTTCGAGGTTCTGCCCCGATCCCGAAGTGCTGGCGAAAATCTTGACCTCGGATCGTCTCATTCGGACGCGCGACGGTCATTGCCTTTGCCACAAAGGCGACATCGCACACGAACTCTGGATCGTGGCCTCGGGTGAATATCGCATCGAAGAAGACACGCATCTGATCGGCCGGCGACTCCCTGGCGAACTTATCGGAGAACAGGCGCTTTATCGGCTCAATGATGCCGGCGGAAATCGCACCCGTGGGGCAACCATCAAAGCTTCAGGACCATCGACTGCATTCAAGATCGATTACTCGGTGATCGCCTCTCTGCCAGACAGTGAACAAGCCGTATGGCACGAAACCTGCGCAAGAGTTCGGGCCGCGAAACTAGATGAAGCGTCCGTTTTGCGAGCTCAACTTCGCAAACACGAGGAAGCGCTGGAGAATGTGATCGAGCGTTTTGTCTGCGATGAAGGTGCGCAGGCCGCAAACGCCGCTTTCGATGACGGCGAGATGACCAATCGAATCCCTGTCGAGAGCAGCACAGCACTCATTTGGTTCAGTGACCTGAAGGGCTTCTCGAGCTTCGCCTTCTCTCAACCTGCGGATGCGGTTGCGCAGGCGCTGCGATCGATGATGGATATCCAGACGCGGGTCATCATGAATCATGGCGGCCAGATCGACAAATTCATGGGCGACGGATTGATGGCGTTCTGGAAGGCGCCGGACACCGATCGGCAAGTGAAGGCATGTCGCGGAGCCGTTGCCGCCGCCAAGGACTGTCTCGTAGACCTCGACGCCTACTTCGCTGAGAACGGCATTCCCTGTGACATCCGGATCGGATTGCATATCGGCCCCGTGCTCTTTGGCGACTTCGGCGGTGGTGACCGAATTGCGTTCACGACGATCGGCACAACAGTAAACAACGCCAGCCGCTACGAACAGGCCTACGAATGTTCCAGTGGAAATCCCCTTGGCCGACTGCGCATAAGCGAGGACGTCTTTGCCCGCATCATCGGAACTGAGGGCGAGGGAATGTTTGAGGCAGAGACGAGGGTCCTGAGGGACAAGAACGGCGTGCGGCACAAAAGCCGCATCGCCCATTTTTGA